The Ptychodera flava strain L36383 chromosome 14, AS_Pfla_20210202, whole genome shotgun sequence genome segment CACTGTGACATTATTCTGTTGctgttcaatattttctttcCATAAGTTaaatgttttcaagtttttcttcctttgtaaaatattttttacagtgttttaattgtaaaatagaaaatacagaaacacagaCATACAGCTTACAAAACCAGGTCATAATTACAATCCAAAGAAAGTTCAATGATCAAAGCACTGTTTACTGTGGCAGTAATgatgtatcattttgtaaaatgtgacattttaaCATTATCAGAATATCTCTTTTCCACATGTATGTTTACCTGAACAGGCCACAGGCTGATGGAAATGTTCATAACAGATAGTGTAAACAACATTGTGAAACACAAATATGCGTAAGAGTAATTGTCCTTACAACACTGTGTGGGTGCACATCTGATAACAACACTCAAAGTATGTTTTTTCCCCTGTACAATGTGACCAGCATTTGTCCTATTCATCATCGCGCCTAGTAAACAGTTTACATTCTTATgtcacaaaaaatatgaaatagataaAACGTTAGGTTGAAAGTTTTTTCAGGGTCATTGAATGAATTAACAATCTGTTCTACAGCACAAAGATTAGCAGAAATCAAAATTGATGCAGAGCAGAGTAAACAATACATGCTCACtcttaaaatgataaaatgttgattgcaaaattattgattcccttgaaaatatatagttctCCCTGATGTAGTATGCTGAAAGGCTGTCAACAATTAGGGCATTTACTTTACGGCATAGGGCCATTGGTAACTTTATCAGTCATGGTAACTTTATCAATCACGCGATGACTTAGTtacctatatatatatcgaGGAATCATACCACTGATTTATCAGGTGATAACCTACAACAGAGGTAGGTCAGCAGTGTTTTAGTGAGTATACAGCGCTTTAGTTTGCATATAGTAATCATGTACATCAAATGCATTGTTcaacattgttgaaaaaataaataagaagttgaataaatataaacaatttCAACACTATTCATCCTAATGAGACAACAAAATAATGAACACATCTAATTGGTGGTACAAGATACACTGAACAGAGATATCTTGTCATAAAAGCAGGCATGATACACATACCCAGAGGACTATAGTCCTACTCCGTTGACTTTTTGACTGCTGTATCACTCACAATAAAACCTATGAGGGTGTGACATGAGACATGTATTCATCCCTGACAACACTTATAATAATTCAGTAGGCGAGACAATATGTATTCATTTGCTGATCTTATAATTTATGATTATTCTCTTAACTTAAAAACATCATAGCTGTTGATAAAGTTGATGATACAATGAACgatgaaacaaacaaattattcaatatTCACAGAGATAACGTTCACCAAGCTCATGATAACTTACAATGTTATACAGTATGATGTTTGGATGGATGATACTTTCAATTCTACATGAACCAACTCTATTTATATTCTTTGCTATCTGCAATACGCAAACTGCCATGCTCAGGCAAAAgaaaaaagatttgtttctggtccttgacagcTAGCAAAAGTGATTCAGTTTCCTTATGTTGGGGGGGGAGCTGGGGGTTTTCTTGACCACCTAAGTATGAGGTTGACATAACAGTTGTTTTTTCTGCTGACTGCAAAAGCACTTTTCTTTTCTTCATGGGTATTACAGGGGGCAGTTTACAAATTTTACTGATATGATATGCTTTCATTGAATCATTCAGATTGTGTGTAAGCTGTTCATTTCAGAATAGAATGGCAAGGATTATGTTGATCACGTCAAAGGACAAAAAGGATATGATGCGAAGGTCTCAAAGTGATGCTGGCAACGACCAGAAACTAATCTAATTTTTGCCCTTTCCTACAGATAATAACTAAGCTACTACACATACACGAAATCATTCAAGCAAAGCGCCCCCTATGTTCAAAGCTTCACTAACATCAATTTCGAACACACTCACCAAAGGAGGGCGCCTTCCTCTTTCCTCATTTAAGTTTTTCGATAGCCACTTCAGAATTTTAACTTCAAGGCTTTGTGAGACTTTGCCATTGACTTTGATTGGTCAAATGGCAAACATTGTTGCTAGAATATCTATGCTCATCACGTATTTACATTATAAATATCATCCTTGATATGCTTTGCCATGAAAATTGTACCTTCAAAATAAATTACTGCAAAGTCAAAGTTGAGATTTATCAGAAAAAGTACAATTATTTCTAAGTAATGATAAGTACTGACTTGTAttcaatttgtttccctaaCTTTCTCACAGATCACATTAcaataaaacatttgaactttgtcaCAACAGACACTCGATTTCAAATGTTTGTGACAACATCAATATACAGAGGGCAGGGGTGGCATGTTGAAAATAGTGCAAAAGTTACGAATTCTATACTTTGAAAATCTGCTCAAGTtgtgatcaaaatttgcatatattactATCTGAACAGAAAGGTGTTCCCTTCATATTACCTGAAAAACTATGGTCAGGCTAAGCATGGCTTTAAAACTACACCAAATGTATAGTCAAGACTGGACTGCATCTGCACTTTtcagaaaatacacaaatattcCCCTAGTAAAGGATAGCTAATGATTTTGGGCTGAAGGTGCCAATATCACTTTTTAAACTTTATGTTAAGCAGGATAAATTATTGGTTGTTTACAAAAATTGGAATAATGTCATATACACTTTCCATACTGATGGGCTACACACTCCAAACAATGATAACACAAATGATGAAATCTCTATCTGGACCGGAAGATCAATagtatgagggcgctgtttgtaCTTACACCTCAAGAAACCCCGCTGTTTGTACCTACACCTCAAGAAACTCCCTCAAGCAATAGATCTTTAAGTCAAAACCCCACTCCTGGATTTATGTAGTGCTTAatgcagacattttttgctcaaATGTGCCACTTGCAGGGAGTAATGTATCAGCAAATCCAATCTTGCAAGTATGGAAAGAAATTTTTGTGCCAAATAGTGATTGTAAATCTTGTGTACTTTTTCAATATTCAGGTTTGTGGTGTCATTGATTGCCCTCATCCCTCTCAAACAATTCAGTCCTTACTAAGTAAATAATTCAGTCCTACCAAATATCTtaacttttcaaagtttgatgatgcATGGGATCAAGAGTCACTTACAGAAAGTGATTGACCTGTGTTATGATACAAAGTCAATAGTAGTTATACCAGTGTTACATCAAACACACGGACCACGTGTGACTGGTGTGTGTAGATATCACCTAAAATAAAAATCTTATTTGTTGGTTTCACTTCAAATGGTCAACACACAGATTTACTTGGAATGGAATGTGATCATCATTTTTTGGATCTTAAAGAAAAGATCTTGCTGATTGAAAGATATGCAATAGCGAGGGGCTGTCATTAATTCTGAGTTGCAACCAAAACATGTGAATATAAGGCTGTGAAAAGTAGCACTGAAATAAACAGTTAAAAGGTCCAGTAAATTATACCTTTTTCAGCATGttagaaaatataaaatacattgtaaattttcagtAGCTCTAGGGATCTGCTATTAATAGACTTTACCATCCGCAGTTAGTCTATTACTTTCTTCCAGATGTTCCTTGCTAAATTTAAATGACCAACAGCTAAACAAAATGGGCTCAACCtttaataaaatgtcaaatgtcTTTGTTGTGAGATGGATTACCAATTAAAAAAGTTATTTCAACTAAaatcaatttacataaatgattcGGTGAGTTATCTTGTCCTTGAGCTGTCAAAAGCTGAAAGATACACACACTAATAAATCTATCTTTGTTATTGCATATAAATTTTTGCCTTAAAATTTCCCCCCCTTTGATTTTGCCTCACCATACAGCGCTATGTAAGTGACAGGCTGTCTTCTTGTCTAATAATAGTCTGGCAAGAGGCTGTTCACATGCTGGAGCTAGAGGCAGCCTTCTGATAGCACCATCTGTTCAGGCGTACATCTCCTCCCTGGCTGTTCAAGGATCTTGTTCTGGGCTCTTTTCTCTGTGCATTGTTTGAGTGACATTGTTCAGATAGTCTCTTTCAACCAGACACTGCACCTCCTCCACTGTGAGTGGTTGCTCTGGAAACACCCGTCTCCTCAGAGTGCCAGTTTTCACTTCATCCTCATCAGTTGATGAGATAGTTGCTGTGTCAAGACTGGTGCTTTCTTTAATTATTCTATTCAGATGATCTTCTTTGGCGCCGTGTAAGGTTTTCACAATGTCTTTAGATGTTGGACTCCGTGTCTTCCCTTTCAATCTGTCTAGCTTGGCCTCTGTGAACAGagtgaaaatgttttaaattttcactgtcAGAAGGGCAGTCATCCCTTAGAAATGACTCTACCACTACCAATTACAACACATTCAGCTGAAAAGATCAATGTATTTTTCTCTGCAAATCGATGTTTAAAATTGGCAAACTACACATATCATATGTTTTGCATTAATGGCATtaacacaaacttttgcaaATGAATTCATTTTTGTACTGGACAATACTGATACCGTTATCAGAAGTGAGAAAATATGCACAAAGAAATACATCATAGGATTGCTCCATCTACAGTATCTTCTTCCACTTTTTCTTGAAAAGTTATAAAAGGATGTGTAATTCATTTTCTCATTACTTCCACTAATATAACCTACCTATATGAACTTGCAGTTAGCCTGCTCAAGCTTTAATAAAATGTCACGTGAGATGTGCAAAATCTTTGCTGTGAGACGCATTACCAGTATAAAAGTTATTTCAACCAAAATCAAGCTACATCCTTGTAAATGATTTGGTGAGTTATTTCTTTTCCTATTGAGCATCAACATGGCGTATtatcaatacaatacaataaagaATGCTTTAGATTGTATTGGTAATGAGCAGAAAAGGCTGGTAAATTACTGTTAAGTTGAAGACAGTTTGATGGTGATATGACCTGGATAAATTGAGGCTCCACCATCACACCTAAAATACTTTGATGAAAGGCAGAAGAAGTGACTTTATGTTTTTCTCAATTTCTTTTATCTAACCatatgaatatgataatgattattcttcTGATCTAGTAGGATTATTCTCAAACCTACACTGGGAAatgtgatataatatatatatatatatatatatatatatatatatattctgaaaaaaattttctttctagAACATTATTGTATCGACATCACATCATACCGAGCATGGCTGAAAGAGATTTCGTCCATTAGGTATGTTCTTAAAGCTACCTGTTTTTTTCAGTGGCTATATCATTTAATATTCACGTCATGTCCTCACCTATCCAAAGAACACCCTCAAAGCAGGATGCATTGTTCTGTTTTAGGAGATTACATTTACAGTGAATGGGTGAAATAGGACAGAAACACGTATGTGATCAATCATCAACTCTCTCTGACATTAAGTAGTAATCTTGGGGATACGGGTTTATGATCAGAATTGCAAAAGGCAGCCTTGACTACTTATCGAATATCAAAGTACATCATAAAACACAATTTATTTCATCCCACAAAGCcataaaaatgacacaaaaaaatctaaatatgcaGCATTTCAGcataatcaattttttttccaggacAGTGGAATATGTTGTAAATTAAGGAGATAAATTTGGCAATAATATATTATTTATGATTCAAACATGATCTCAGCTTTAAAAAATACctcaaacaaaattttattttctgatgtAACACAGGTAAGgtcagagaaaataaaaaagcaCATTCACATGTTCTGGCAAACTAACGAAGAATAAATATGtctttgatgttttcatttctATTATTGAGAAAAAGGAAATAGGGGAAATACAGTAATGATTTACATCAAGTCTTTATCAAACAACTTCTGTGACTTTCTTTGAAAGCGCGTTACTATAATACGTCAAACTTAGCAATAAGCAGAGATTTTTTGCTGTTTGACTCAATATGTGTTTAATTGCTATAGACATGTTCCTAATTTAAACAAATTTTCTGCATGAACAGTCTGATATGTTCATGGCATGAATAAGTACACTAAGAGTAAATTATTCTGCATCTGCTGCTGTGCCATGGAGCAAACAGGGAACAAACAGTGTTGATGAAAAACGATTCCCTCTTGTATGCTGCTTGCCATTCATACATGCATTTGAGCAATGTTGGTGGCAGAATAAGCATAAAGGTTAACTCATATCCCAACACTTCTCCCATCAGAGCTGgcttcaatttcatttcagcATAACAATCTTGCCACGTTCCACTTGAAGAATCCAAGCACTTATCATTGCTCATCTTTTTTACCTCTTAAAAATGCTGCCCTCTTGGGACTAAAACACAGCAAATTTTTCTATATATCTACTCTTGATCATCTGTGAGCCTGCTTCTTTGAACGTAGTACTACCAGGGGAACATTATAGCTTCTAAGGAAAGTGACATTCCAAGGCTATGGAAAATGGCTTTAGTGACTGATAATAAACTGGAAGGCAGACGTTTGCAGAATACAAAGTTACACTTTAGTCAATTTAGCCTCATGTAGTCAGCGGTcaaatgtaaaacattttaatgaTTAGAATTTATATTATCCATAAGTACATAAAAACTCACGCTAGGGTATGATTGCCTTGCAATTACAGCCAAGTTCCGTGTCCTAGTGAATGCTGAGAAAGAAAGCTCAGTCACTGAGAGAACAAGTGCTCATTTGCAAGACTGATTGGATGTGTCTAATGCAATGTGAGTACAGATGCACTACACATATTCTTGTTCACAATCACAAATCATGGATGTACATGTTGACAACCACTCACAAGTAGCCAGGAAATGGTACTTTTCCAGTGGAAGTGATGGGAAAACTGACTGTCACCTAATATTAAGGACTCACACATTCTTCATAATATAAGGTAGCTAGGCAGCAGACTGTGTTGACACTGCCAATAATGGGGAGTAGTTCCATCTCCTGACACTGCAAACATTTGATTTCCCTTGGCCTGCAAAATCTTAACCACTGACACTTTCATATTTTGGTTATTTTATGCCTTTTATATTAtcaaaaaacatttgatttccCTTGGCCTCAAAAATCTTAACCACTGACACTTTCATATTTTGGTTATTTTATGCCTTTTATATTAtcaaaaaacatttgatttctcTTGGCCTCAAAAATCTTAACCACTGACACTTTCATATTTTGGTTATTTTATGCCTTTTATATTAtcaaaaaacatttgatttccCTTGGCCTCAAAAATCTTAACCACTGACACTTTCATATTTTGGTTATTTTATGCCTTTAtcaaaaaacatttgatttccCTTGGCCTGAAAAATCTTAACCACTGACACTTTCATATTTTGGTTATGCCTTTATCACAAACAGTTGATTTCCCTTGGCCTCGAGAATGTGAGCCATTAACACtttcatttttcacattttgattatTGATGTTTTTGTCTACCAACTGTAAGCAGCCTAAACTACAAATTACTTATACCTGAGACTAGTATACTAGTCTAAGCATAGACTtcttttagggtctatggtctaaGCTAAGACTGAAAGATTAAGCACTTCAATGTGCTCTCCATgattgaattgtgaaatataaAGTTCTCATGGCCAGTTCCTTCCAGTGAAGAATATCTAATCATCCTATTGAACACTATTTATCAATAGTGCAGCTGCCAAGAATTCTTCAAAAGATAATAATTCATGCATGCTCTTTATTTTCCAGACTATGTTGTGATTGATTACATAATTCTAATAACACAAATGGTATGAATGCCCAAGAAATAGGTAGCCTATGCTTTTGGTATCAtccacaaagaaaataaaatgtttaactttAAGCCCCGGCTTTTAAGCCTCTGACCCCATTTGGCCATTTTTAATACAGGTGATGAACTATATATATGTATGGGAGAAAGAGATAATTCCTTATAACAAGAGAAAATGTACAATAATTGCAGTGGCTAATAAGCTTCACTCGGAGTTACTATTATAAAAAGGCAAGTTTAATTAACATTATAGTATACCCAAGTATTTGTACCTGACTTCTGCTTCTGTGTAGCCTCAGGTGTATTTTGTGATACACCCAGTGACCCTCGTAAATGCACTCCGTTTAAAATTTGAGAACAGGGATCAGTGTGTGGTACGTGGTCACAGATAAAACCgtttaaacaaaacaaagaaagagacgtttacatgaaaacaaatgtatgcgACGGTCCTGATTAAATAAATGAAAGTAGGAGCAGTTTTCAGTATTATCGGGGAAAAGTGCACTCTCCCAGAAAAAAACCATTTGCTGTCTCTGTAGACATCCCCATCCACAATATCTTGAAACTTCATACCATCTTCACATGAACCTTCCATGCTTCTTCACACCTATACTCTGAACACGGTCCCTCATGACTGACGATACCTC includes the following:
- the LOC139150265 gene encoding coiled-coil domain-containing protein 32-like — translated: MSSTKMMADDSGPDSTGPWTVPSLPSAVSSDEGFEDTFNPFDKVNSGEPNKGNDLNELESQKYLSSLEAKLDRLKGKTRSPTSKDIVKTLHGAKEDHLNRIIKESTSLDTATISSTDEDEVKTGTLRRRVFPEQPLTVEEVQCLVERDYLNNVTQTMHREKSPEQDP